GCATTTGCAGCGTGGACGCCAGATACCTTTGCGCTTCACAAAAAAGTGGCCACTCACCTTATAAATTTACTAGAAGGCACTAGTACAAGGCTCATCGTAGTTGGCGGCGCTGGTACGTTATTTGTTGATAGCAAAGACACTATGCTAATGGATACACCAGACTTCCCGGCTGCATATATGGGTGTGGCAAAGGCGACTGCGGAGTCTTATTTTGAGCTAAAAGGTAGGAGCGATTTGCTTTGGACATATGTAAGTCCAGCATGTGACTACGACGCAAATGGTGCTCGTACTGGTAAATACGTGCTTGGTGGAGATAATCTCATCTTAAACTCAAAAAATGAGAGCTATATAAGCTATGCAGACCTTGCGCTTGCGATCATAGACGAGCTAAAAAACAAAAAATTTATACAAAAACGCTTCACAGCAGTTAGTGAGCGAGCATAAAATTATAGATTTGACATAGCT
This window of the Campylobacter concisus genome carries:
- a CDS encoding NAD(P)-dependent oxidoreductase → MKIAIIGANGKSGANLVNEAIKQGYDVTAIVRNKEYKNKSVKVVYKDIFELTKTDLAGFDAVISAFAAWTPDTFALHKKVATHLINLLEGTSTRLIVVGGAGTLFVDSKDTMLMDTPDFPAAYMGVAKATAESYFELKGRSDLLWTYVSPACDYDANGARTGKYVLGGDNLILNSKNESYISYADLALAIIDELKNKKFIQKRFTAVSERA